The Desulfuromonas versatilis genome has a segment encoding these proteins:
- a CDS encoding 3-isopropylmalate dehydratase small subunit produces the protein MKKTFGGPAIFLDRSDINTDEIIPAKYLTEVTKEALQPYCLEDLKLEGFDPKGEALKSARVVVSRENFGCGSSREHAPWVFEVNEIHTIIAQSYARIFRQNMFNCGMLAIELPKAQLDRLFALQQAGDVEVNVDVEGQKVVARSGQGEEAFPFEISPFDKALVQAGGWVEFADARY, from the coding sequence ATGAAGAAGACCTTTGGCGGCCCGGCGATTTTTCTCGACCGGTCCGATATCAATACCGATGAAATTATTCCCGCCAAGTACCTCACCGAGGTTACCAAGGAGGCACTGCAGCCCTACTGCCTCGAGGACCTCAAGCTCGAGGGGTTCGATCCCAAGGGCGAGGCGTTGAAAAGTGCCCGGGTGGTGGTCTCCCGCGAAAATTTCGGCTGCGGCTCGTCCCGCGAACACGCCCCCTGGGTGTTCGAAGTCAACGAGATCCACACCATCATCGCTCAGAGCTATGCGCGGATCTTCCGGCAGAACATGTTCAACTGCGGCATGCTCGCCATCGAACTGCCCAAGGCGCAGCTTGACCGTTTGTTCGCCCTGCAGCAAGCAGGGGATGTCGAGGTCAACGTGGATGTCGAGGGGCAGAAGGTGGTGGCTCGCAGCGGCCAGGGCGAAGAGGCTTTTCCCTTCGAGATCAGCCCCTTCGATAAGGCTCTTGTTCAGGCCGGCGGCTGGGTCGAGTTCGCCGACGCACGCTATTAA
- a CDS encoding 3-isopropylmalate dehydratase large subunit — MGKTIAEKIFDAHLRDEPFAGAKVLDIDRVLCHEITTPVAIADLLWRGKDRVFDNTKIKAVIDHVTPSKDSKTALQAKMLRDWARRHQIKDFFDVGHNGVCHALFPEKGYIRPGFTVIMGDSHTCTHGAFGAFAAGVGTTDLEVGILKGVCAFREPATIRVNLVGDLPAGVYAKDVILYVIGQIGVNGATDRVLEFHGLIVEAMSMEARMTLCNMAIEAGGTCGICLPDMTTVDYLWPFIQNDYASREAACEDFRKWHSDPDASYEKVLDFNVSNLEPQVTYGFKPDCVKPVGELAGTAVDQIYIGTCTNGRIEDLRQAAEILKGRKIAESVRGIVSPATPKIFSDALAEGIIQIFMDAGFCVTNPTCGACLGMSNGVLAEGEVCASTSNRNFNGRMGKGGMVHLMSPATAAATAVTGVITDARTLQKSAA; from the coding sequence ATGGGAAAGACCATCGCTGAAAAGATTTTTGACGCGCACCTTCGGGACGAGCCGTTTGCCGGCGCCAAGGTTCTCGACATCGACCGCGTCCTCTGCCACGAAATCACCACCCCGGTGGCCATCGCCGACCTGCTCTGGCGGGGCAAGGACCGGGTATTCGACAACACCAAGATCAAGGCGGTGATCGATCACGTCACCCCATCCAAGGACAGCAAGACCGCCCTGCAGGCGAAAATGCTGCGCGACTGGGCCCGCCGCCACCAGATCAAGGATTTCTTCGATGTCGGCCACAACGGCGTCTGCCACGCCCTGTTCCCCGAGAAGGGCTACATCCGCCCCGGGTTCACCGTCATCATGGGCGACAGCCACACCTGCACCCACGGCGCCTTCGGCGCCTTTGCCGCCGGGGTGGGGACCACCGACCTGGAGGTGGGCATCCTCAAGGGGGTGTGCGCCTTTCGCGAGCCGGCCACGATCCGCGTCAACCTGGTAGGCGACCTCCCCGCGGGGGTCTACGCCAAGGACGTGATTCTGTATGTCATCGGGCAGATCGGCGTCAACGGCGCCACTGACCGCGTGCTCGAATTCCACGGTCTGATTGTCGAGGCCATGTCCATGGAGGCGCGTATGACCCTGTGCAACATGGCCATCGAGGCCGGCGGCACCTGCGGCATCTGCCTGCCCGACATGACCACCGTCGACTACCTGTGGCCCTTTATCCAGAACGATTACGCCAGCCGCGAGGCGGCCTGCGAGGACTTCAGGAAGTGGCATTCGGACCCCGATGCCAGCTACGAGAAAGTGCTCGATTTCAATGTGTCCAACCTCGAGCCCCAGGTCACCTACGGCTTCAAGCCCGACTGCGTCAAGCCGGTCGGCGAGCTGGCCGGCACCGCCGTCGACCAGATCTACATCGGCACCTGCACCAACGGCCGTATCGAGGACCTGCGCCAGGCCGCCGAGATCCTCAAGGGGCGCAAGATTGCCGAGAGCGTGCGCGGCATTGTCTCACCGGCCACGCCGAAGATCTTCAGTGACGCTCTCGCCGAAGGGATCATCCAGATTTTCATGGACGCTGGGTTCTGTGTCACCAACCCCACCTGTGGGGCCTGCCTGGGAATGAGCAACGGCGTGCTCGCCGAAGGCGAGGTCTGCGCCTCGACCAGCAACCGCAACTTCAACGGCCGCATGGGTAAGGGGGGAATGGTGCACCTGATGAGCCCCGCTACCGCCGCCGCCACCGCCGTGACCGGGGTTATCACCGATGCCCGTACCCTGCAGAAATCTGCAGCCTGA
- a CDS encoding 2-isopropylmalate synthase, whose amino-acid sequence MSKEHTIKIFDTTLRDGEQSPGASMNIEEKLRIAHQLEKLNVDVIEAGFPIASEGDFEAVRRVAQSIKGPEIAGLCRANDMDIDRAWEALKYAGERGRIHTFIATSDIHMKYKLKMSEEQVIETAVKAVKRAAGYTPNVEFSAEDAVRTRLPFLAKVVEAVIAAGAKTVNIPDTVGYTIPSEYFNIIRYLKENVANIEKAVLSVHCHNDLGLAVANSLAAVQAGAGQVECTINGIGERAGNCSLEEVVMALRTRQDILPYKTGVVTEHISPTSKLLSTITGIVIQPNKAIVGANAFAHEAGIHQHGVLMEKTTYEIMTPESIGLSKNKLVLGKHSGRHAFGQRLDELGYELSKEDINKAFVRFKALADQKKEIFDEDLDAIVADEIIRVPEKFKLLQMNVSSGSFAAPTATVELEVDGKRKRTACMGDGPVDATFKAIKKLTKSKARLLTFSVGAITGGTDAQGECTVRLETNGSEVLGQGAHPDIIVASAKAYVNALNKAASVESRTSVHL is encoded by the coding sequence ATGAGCAAGGAACATACCATCAAGATATTCGATACCACGTTGCGCGACGGCGAGCAGTCTCCCGGCGCCAGCATGAACATCGAGGAGAAGCTGCGCATCGCCCACCAGCTCGAGAAGCTCAACGTCGATGTCATCGAGGCCGGCTTTCCGATCGCTTCGGAGGGGGACTTCGAGGCGGTCAGGCGGGTCGCCCAGAGCATCAAGGGCCCGGAGATCGCCGGGCTGTGCCGGGCCAACGACATGGACATCGACCGCGCCTGGGAGGCCCTCAAGTACGCCGGAGAGCGCGGCCGCATCCACACCTTCATCGCCACCAGCGACATCCACATGAAGTACAAGCTGAAGATGAGCGAGGAGCAGGTGATCGAGACGGCCGTCAAGGCGGTGAAACGGGCCGCCGGCTATACGCCGAATGTCGAGTTCTCGGCCGAGGACGCGGTGCGCACCCGCCTGCCGTTTCTGGCCAAGGTGGTGGAGGCGGTCATCGCCGCCGGCGCCAAAACCGTCAATATCCCGGACACGGTCGGCTACACCATCCCTTCGGAATACTTCAACATCATCCGCTACCTGAAGGAGAATGTTGCCAACATCGAAAAGGCCGTGCTGTCCGTTCACTGCCACAACGACCTCGGCCTGGCGGTGGCCAACTCCCTCGCCGCGGTGCAGGCGGGTGCCGGGCAGGTCGAGTGCACCATCAACGGCATCGGGGAGCGCGCCGGCAACTGTTCGCTCGAAGAGGTGGTCATGGCCCTGCGCACCCGCCAGGACATCCTCCCCTACAAGACCGGGGTGGTCACCGAGCACATCTCGCCGACCAGCAAGCTGCTCTCCACCATCACCGGCATCGTCATTCAGCCTAACAAGGCCATCGTCGGCGCCAATGCCTTCGCCCATGAGGCCGGCATCCATCAGCACGGGGTGCTGATGGAAAAAACCACCTACGAAATTATGACCCCCGAGTCGATAGGCCTGAGCAAAAACAAGCTGGTTCTCGGCAAGCACTCGGGGCGCCACGCCTTCGGCCAACGTCTCGACGAACTCGGTTACGAGCTCTCCAAGGAGGACATCAACAAGGCCTTCGTGCGCTTCAAGGCCCTGGCCGACCAGAAGAAGGAGATTTTCGACGAGGACCTCGACGCGATCGTCGCCGACGAGATCATCCGCGTCCCCGAAAAGTTCAAGCTGCTGCAGATGAACGTCTCCTCCGGTTCCTTCGCGGCGCCGACCGCCACCGTCGAGCTCGAAGTCGACGGCAAGCGCAAACGCACCGCCTGCATGGGGGACGGCCCGGTGGATGCCACTTTCAAGGCGATCAAGAAGCTCACCAAGAGCAAGGCGCGGCTGCTCACCTTTTCAGTCGGAGCCATCACCGGCGGCACCGATGCCCAGGGCGAGTGCACCGTGCGCCTGGAGACCAACGGCAGCGAGGTGCTCGGGCAGGGGGCCCACCCCGACATCATCGTGGCCAGCGCCAAGGCTTACGTCAATGCACTCAACAAGGCGGCCTCGGTGGAAAGCCGCACCAGCGTCCATCTGTAA
- a CDS encoding phosphatidylserine decarboxylase family protein: protein MRNQNQPVATEGYPFIGLFAFVTLVFALLGWGLLTLVFLGLTLFTIYFFRNPERSAPADADAVIAPADGKVVFVGEVNEDRYFKSRAIKVSIFMSVFDVHVNRAPCSGKVLDMFYHKGEFLNAALDKASLQNEQGGIFLETGKGQRLLFVQIAGLIARRIVTYPVVGDVLERGMRYGLIRFGSRVDVYFPLGSEIKVGLGERTRAGESILGYFR from the coding sequence ATGCGCAATCAGAATCAGCCGGTGGCCACCGAAGGCTACCCATTTATCGGGCTTTTCGCCTTTGTCACCCTGGTGTTCGCCCTGCTGGGGTGGGGATTGCTGACCCTGGTGTTTCTGGGGCTGACCCTGTTCACCATCTACTTCTTCCGCAATCCCGAGCGCAGCGCCCCCGCCGACGCCGATGCGGTCATCGCCCCGGCCGACGGCAAGGTGGTGTTTGTCGGCGAGGTCAACGAAGATCGCTACTTCAAGAGCAGGGCGATCAAAGTCAGCATTTTCATGTCGGTTTTCGATGTGCATGTCAACCGCGCCCCCTGTTCCGGCAAGGTGCTCGACATGTTCTATCACAAGGGTGAGTTCCTCAACGCCGCCCTCGACAAGGCCAGCCTGCAGAACGAGCAGGGCGGGATCTTCCTGGAAACCGGCAAGGGGCAGCGGCTGCTGTTCGTGCAGATCGCCGGCCTGATCGCCCGGCGGATCGTCACCTACCCGGTGGTCGGCGATGTTCTCGAGCGGGGAATGCGCTACGGCCTGATCCGCTTCGGATCGCGGGTCGATGTCTACTTTCCGCTGGGGTCCGAGATCAAGGTCGGCCTCGGCGAGCGGACTCGGGCCGGGGAGTCGATCCTGGGGTATTTCAGATAG
- the ilvC gene encoding ketol-acid reductoisomerase, protein MKVYYDKDANLDVLKGKKVAVIGYGSQGHAHSNNLKDSGIDVLVGLRKGSSSWAKAEKAGLQVLETAEAAKVADVIMILVPDELQGDMYREEIEPFMKKGAYLAFGHGFNIHFGQIVPRSDVNVFMVAPKGPGHLVRHEYTRGGGVPSLIAIYQDAAGNTKDVALAYASANGGGRAGVIETTFKEETETDLFGEQAVLCGGASALVQAGFETLVEAGYAPEMAYFECLHELKLIVDLMYEGGIANMRYSISNTAEYGDLTRGPRVVTEQTKAAMKEILREIQEGEFAREWMLENKANKAVLSALRRKGAEHPIEEVGGKLRSMMAWIGKNKIVDKERN, encoded by the coding sequence ATGAAAGTTTATTACGACAAGGACGCCAATCTGGACGTGCTCAAAGGGAAAAAGGTCGCCGTGATCGGCTACGGCAGCCAGGGGCATGCCCATTCGAACAATCTCAAGGATAGCGGCATCGACGTGCTGGTAGGCCTGCGCAAGGGGAGCAGCTCCTGGGCCAAAGCCGAAAAGGCCGGCCTGCAGGTTCTCGAAACCGCCGAAGCGGCCAAGGTTGCCGACGTGATCATGATCCTGGTGCCCGACGAGCTCCAGGGCGACATGTACCGCGAGGAGATCGAGCCCTTCATGAAAAAGGGGGCTTACCTGGCCTTCGGTCACGGCTTCAACATCCACTTCGGGCAGATCGTCCCCCGCTCTGACGTCAACGTCTTCATGGTGGCTCCCAAGGGGCCCGGCCACCTGGTGCGCCACGAATACACCCGTGGCGGCGGGGTGCCCTCGCTGATCGCCATCTACCAGGACGCCGCGGGTAACACCAAGGATGTCGCCCTGGCCTACGCCAGCGCCAACGGCGGCGGCCGCGCCGGGGTCATCGAGACCACCTTCAAGGAAGAGACCGAGACCGACCTGTTCGGCGAGCAGGCCGTGCTCTGCGGCGGCGCCAGCGCCCTGGTCCAGGCCGGCTTCGAGACCCTGGTGGAAGCCGGTTACGCCCCCGAAATGGCCTATTTCGAGTGCCTGCACGAGCTCAAGCTGATCGTCGACCTGATGTACGAGGGCGGCATCGCCAACATGCGCTACTCGATCTCGAACACCGCCGAGTACGGCGACCTGACCCGCGGCCCGCGGGTGGTCACCGAGCAGACCAAGGCGGCCATGAAGGAGATCCTCCGCGAGATCCAGGAGGGCGAATTCGCCCGCGAATGGATGCTGGAGAACAAGGCCAACAAGGCGGTTCTTTCGGCCCTGCGTCGCAAGGGTGCCGAGCACCCGATCGAGGAAGTGGGCGGCAAGCTGCGTTCGATGATGGCCTGGATCGGCAAGAACAAGATCGTCGACAAGGAACGTAACTAA
- the ilvN gene encoding acetolactate synthase small subunit: protein MRHTITVLVENEFGVLTRVAGLFSGRGFNIESLSVAPTLDPTISRMTIVTSGDDQVLEQINKQLNKLISTIKVIDFTGQDYVEREMAMIKVTATEKTRAEVLRIADIFRAKVVDVTPRTYTIEITGAPSKLEAIIELLRPMGIKELVRSGPIVLGRGSKGWKGTE, encoded by the coding sequence ATGCGCCATACCATCACAGTGTTGGTTGAAAACGAGTTCGGAGTCCTGACCCGGGTGGCCGGCCTTTTTTCGGGTCGGGGCTTCAATATCGAGAGCCTTTCAGTCGCCCCGACCCTGGACCCCACCATTTCCAGGATGACCATCGTCACCAGCGGGGACGACCAGGTCCTCGAGCAGATCAACAAGCAGCTCAATAAATTGATCTCCACCATCAAGGTCATCGATTTCACGGGGCAGGATTACGTCGAACGGGAAATGGCCATGATCAAAGTCACCGCGACGGAAAAGACCCGGGCCGAGGTGCTGCGCATCGCCGATATCTTCCGGGCCAAGGTGGTGGATGTGACCCCCCGCACCTACACCATCGAAATCACCGGGGCACCTTCCAAGCTCGAGGCAATCATCGAGCTGCTTCGGCCCATGGGAATCAAGGAGCTGGTGCGCTCCGGGCCGATCGTTCTCGGCCGGGGCTCGAAAGGGTGGAAGGGGACCGAATGA
- the ilvB gene encoding biosynthetic-type acetolactate synthase large subunit, whose amino-acid sequence MKMTGSKILLECLRLEGVETVFGYPGGAVINIYDDLVDSPIRHILTRHEQAAVHAADGYSRATGKVGVVIATSGPGATNTVTGIATAYMDSIPMVVVTGQVPTPLIGNDAFQEVDIIGITRSITKHNFLVKDIKDLARIVKEAFYIARTGRPGPVLIDLPKDVQVSTTKFVYPDTVELRGYKPTYSGNVRQVEKAVQMILKARKPVIYVGGGASLADATGELKNLAEAIQAPVTTTLMGMSAFPRRHPLSLGMLGMHGTYYANMAVTESDLLIAIGARFDDRVTGKIATFAPHAKIIHVDIDPTSIKKNVRVDLPIVGDLKEVLHRLVLKLAESADEVDEQVRETESWRREIDDWKQQHPMFYKASDTVIKPQFVIEKIRELTQDDAVITTEVGQHQMWTAQFFAFSHPRTFLSSGGLGTMGYGLPAALGAQVGCPGRQVIDISGDGSFQMNSQEIATLVQHRLPVKIAILNNNFLGMVRQWQQMFFDKRYSQTCMELPIDFVKLAEAYGATGLRATSPDEVEEVIRKALDTPGPVIMEFKVAREENVMPMVPAGAGLNEMVLAS is encoded by the coding sequence TTGAAAATGACCGGATCGAAAATTCTGCTCGAATGCTTGCGGCTCGAAGGGGTGGAGACCGTGTTCGGCTACCCCGGGGGGGCGGTCATCAATATCTATGATGACCTGGTGGATTCGCCCATTCGGCATATCCTCACCCGCCATGAGCAGGCCGCCGTTCATGCCGCCGATGGCTATTCGCGAGCCACCGGCAAGGTCGGGGTGGTGATCGCCACCAGCGGGCCGGGTGCCACCAATACCGTCACCGGGATCGCCACCGCCTACATGGATTCGATTCCCATGGTGGTGGTCACCGGGCAGGTGCCCACGCCGCTGATCGGCAACGATGCCTTCCAGGAGGTGGATATCATCGGCATCACCCGCTCGATCACCAAGCACAATTTTCTGGTCAAGGACATCAAGGACCTGGCCCGCATCGTCAAGGAGGCCTTCTACATCGCCCGCACCGGGCGTCCCGGCCCGGTGCTGATCGACCTGCCCAAGGACGTCCAGGTCTCCACCACCAAATTCGTCTACCCGGACACCGTCGAGTTGCGCGGCTACAAACCGACCTACAGCGGCAATGTGCGGCAGGTCGAAAAGGCGGTGCAGATGATCCTCAAGGCGCGCAAGCCGGTGATTTACGTCGGCGGCGGCGCTTCGCTGGCCGATGCGACCGGGGAGCTGAAAAATCTGGCCGAGGCCATCCAGGCTCCGGTGACCACGACGCTCATGGGCATGTCAGCCTTTCCCAGGCGGCATCCGCTGTCCCTGGGGATGCTGGGGATGCACGGGACCTACTACGCCAACATGGCGGTGACCGAGTCGGATCTTCTGATCGCCATCGGGGCGCGTTTCGATGACCGGGTGACGGGCAAGATCGCCACTTTCGCTCCCCATGCCAAGATCATCCACGTCGATATCGACCCCACCTCGATCAAAAAGAACGTCCGGGTCGACCTGCCGATCGTCGGCGACCTGAAAGAGGTGCTGCACCGCCTGGTGCTCAAGCTTGCCGAATCCGCCGACGAGGTCGACGAACAGGTCCGGGAAACCGAGTCCTGGCGCCGGGAGATCGATGACTGGAAGCAGCAGCACCCCATGTTCTACAAGGCCTCCGATACGGTCATCAAGCCGCAGTTCGTCATCGAAAAAATCCGCGAGCTGACCCAAGACGATGCCGTCATCACCACCGAGGTCGGCCAGCACCAGATGTGGACCGCCCAGTTTTTCGCTTTCAGCCATCCCCGGACTTTTCTTTCGTCCGGAGGGCTCGGCACCATGGGGTACGGGCTGCCCGCGGCACTGGGGGCCCAGGTCGGCTGCCCGGGCCGGCAGGTCATCGACATCTCCGGGGACGGCTCCTTTCAGATGAACTCCCAGGAAATCGCCACCCTGGTTCAGCACCGGTTGCCGGTCAAGATCGCCATCCTCAACAACAATTTTCTCGGCATGGTCCGCCAGTGGCAGCAGATGTTCTTCGACAAGCGCTACAGCCAGACCTGCATGGAGCTGCCCATCGATTTCGTCAAGCTGGCCGAGGCCTACGGCGCCACCGGCCTGCGGGCCACCAGCCCCGACGAGGTCGAAGAGGTCATCCGCAAGGCCCTGGACACCCCTGGCCCGGTGATCATGGAGTTCAAGGTCGCCCGGGAGGAGAACGTCATGCCGATGGTTCCCGCCGGGGCCGGGCTCAATGAAATGGTTCTTGCATCCTAA
- the ilvD gene encoding dihydroxy-acid dehydratase — protein sequence MAKYRSSTTTQGKNMAGARALWRATGMQTEDFGKPIIAVVNSFTQFVPGHVHLKDLGQLVAGEIAKAGGIAKEFNTMAICDGIAMGHGGMLYSLPSRELIADTVEYMVNAHCADALVCISNCDKVTPGMLMAAMRLNIPAVFVSGGPMEAGKATIAGKAVALDLVDAMVAAASPGISDQQVGEYERSACPTCGSCSGMFTANSMNCLTEALGFSLPGNGSLVATHADRRALFVEAGQRIVELCRRFYQQDDASVLPRSIANFKAFENAMRLDIAMGGSTNTVLHLLAVAREGEVAFSMRDMNRLSLDTPHLCKVAPSVAHFHMEDVHRAGGVFGILAELDRGGLIHRDVPTVHSASMGEAIARWDVRSTGAEEAKKRYSAAPGNRPTLEPFSQETRWSLDLDRENGCIRDLEHAYSKDGGLAVLYGNLAPDGCIVKTAGVDESIWTFSGPARIFESQEAAVEGILGDQVKAGDVVLIRYEGPKGGPGMQEMLYPTSYLKSKGLGKACALVTDGRFSGGTSGLSIGHVSPEAAQKGAIGLVREGDMIQIDIPARSIRVELSEAELQKRREQMDAGGDKAWKPVDRQRAVSPALRAYAALTTSAADGAVRDVSQLG from the coding sequence ATGGCTAAGTACCGCTCGAGCACCACTACCCAGGGCAAGAACATGGCCGGAGCCAGGGCGCTCTGGCGCGCCACCGGCATGCAGACCGAAGATTTCGGCAAGCCGATCATCGCGGTGGTCAATTCCTTTACCCAGTTCGTCCCGGGGCATGTCCATCTCAAGGATCTCGGCCAGCTGGTCGCCGGTGAAATCGCCAAGGCCGGGGGCATCGCCAAAGAATTCAACACCATGGCCATCTGCGACGGCATCGCCATGGGCCATGGGGGGATGCTCTACAGCCTGCCCTCCCGGGAGCTCATCGCAGACACCGTCGAATACATGGTCAATGCGCATTGTGCCGACGCCTTGGTTTGCATCTCCAACTGCGACAAGGTCACCCCCGGGATGCTGATGGCCGCCATGCGCCTCAATATCCCGGCGGTGTTCGTCAGCGGCGGCCCCATGGAGGCCGGCAAGGCGACCATCGCCGGCAAAGCCGTGGCCCTGGACCTGGTCGATGCCATGGTCGCGGCGGCCTCCCCGGGCATCAGCGACCAGCAGGTCGGCGAGTACGAGCGCAGCGCCTGCCCGACTTGCGGCTCCTGCTCGGGGATGTTTACCGCCAATTCCATGAACTGTCTCACCGAGGCTCTCGGCTTCAGTCTGCCGGGCAACGGCAGCCTGGTCGCCACCCACGCCGATCGCCGCGCACTGTTCGTCGAGGCCGGTCAGCGTATCGTCGAGCTTTGCCGGCGGTTCTACCAGCAGGACGACGCCTCGGTGCTACCTCGCTCCATCGCCAACTTCAAGGCCTTCGAAAACGCCATGCGTCTCGATATCGCCATGGGCGGCTCCACCAACACCGTGCTGCACCTGCTTGCCGTGGCGCGCGAAGGCGAAGTGGCCTTCAGCATGCGCGACATGAACCGGCTCTCCCTGGATACGCCCCACCTCTGCAAGGTGGCGCCTTCGGTGGCGCATTTTCACATGGAAGATGTGCATCGCGCCGGTGGGGTTTTCGGCATCCTGGCCGAACTCGATCGCGGCGGGTTGATCCATCGCGACGTGCCCACGGTGCACAGCGCCAGCATGGGCGAGGCCATCGCCCGCTGGGATGTGCGCTCCACCGGCGCAGAGGAGGCCAAGAAGCGCTATAGCGCCGCTCCCGGCAACCGGCCGACCCTCGAGCCCTTTTCCCAGGAGACCCGCTGGTCCCTGGATCTCGACCGGGAGAACGGCTGCATCCGTGACTTGGAGCATGCCTACAGCAAGGACGGCGGCCTGGCCGTTCTTTACGGAAACCTGGCCCCCGACGGCTGCATCGTCAAGACCGCCGGGGTGGACGAGTCGATTTGGACGTTCTCCGGTCCGGCCCGGATCTTCGAAAGCCAGGAGGCGGCGGTCGAGGGGATTCTGGGGGATCAGGTCAAGGCCGGCGACGTCGTGCTTATCCGCTACGAGGGGCCCAAGGGGGGGCCGGGCATGCAGGAGATGCTCTACCCCACCAGCTATCTCAAGTCCAAGGGGCTAGGCAAGGCCTGCGCCCTGGTGACCGACGGCCGGTTCTCCGGCGGCACCTCGGGCCTCTCCATCGGCCACGTATCGCCCGAAGCGGCTCAGAAAGGGGCCATCGGCCTGGTCCGCGAAGGGGATATGATCCAGATCGACATTCCGGCGCGGAGCATCCGGGTGGAGCTGAGCGAGGCCGAACTGCAGAAGCGCCGTGAACAGATGGACGCCGGCGGCGACAAGGCCTGGAAGCCGGTCGACCGCCAACGCGCGGTCAGTCCGGCGCTGCGCGCCTACGCGGCCCTGACCACCAGCGCGGCCGATGGGGCCGTGCGGGACGTTTCCCAGCTGGGTTGA
- a CDS encoding YdcH family protein: MDEKDQALVEQLFDSNARFRMLYEEHHLLEKELEQLDEKTFLTPEEEVERKKVQKLKLAGKDEMERMMRQFRQ, from the coding sequence ATGGATGAGAAAGATCAGGCGCTTGTGGAGCAACTGTTCGACAGCAACGCCCGTTTCAGGATGCTCTACGAGGAACACCATTTACTTGAGAAAGAACTGGAACAGCTGGACGAGAAAACCTTCCTGACCCCGGAAGAGGAAGTGGAACGAAAAAAAGTGCAGAAACTCAAACTCGCCGGCAAGGACGAGATGGAACGCATGATGCGACAGTTCCGGCAGTAG